A region of the Streptomyces sp. NBC_00442 genome:
CGCACGGCCGCCACGAACTGCTCGCTCTGTTCGCGCGGCACCAGGTAGGCGGCGTTGAGCACGTTCTCGCCGGGCTCGCCGGAGAGCTGTCCGCTCTGGGGGCGGTGCAGCCGCCCGTCCTCGGCGCGCCCGCACAGTTCCGCGTGGAGGGTGCGCGAGAGGGCTCCCGCGCGACGCCACGTGTCGTCGCGGGACTGCCGCTGGCCGAGCCGTCGGCGCAAATAGTCCCGGCCACTGGATGCCTTCGACTCCGGCTCCGGGGCGGCTGGTCGGGACTGTGCGTACACCTTGACGCCCCATTCGACGCGGCCGTCGAGGCGTTCGATGGTCGGCACGAAGCGGGCGCGGCCGGAGTCGATCAGCCGGCGCACACCGCTCTCGTCGCGGCACACCGTCGCCAGGCGCAGCGGCACGGGACAGGTGACCGAGGCGAGTGCGGCGATCACCGCCTCGTGGGTGCGCGCGGTCCCGGAGAGCCAGTCGAGGTCTTCGAGGCGGGAGCGGAGGGGCTCGGCGTCGAACTCGGCGGCCGGGACCCGGCTCACCGCGGCGCACAGCCCGTCGTGCTCGATCACGCGGGGCGGCTCCCCGTCGAGCCCGCGCACCCCGTCGGGCAGCACCCCGGAGAAGGGGGGCGTGACGGCGTACACGTAGAGCAGCTCGTCGTCATTCATCGGTCACCGCCCGCTGTTCCTTGGCCGCGACCGCCTCGGTGTCGGAGGGACGCGCCGCTTCCATGGCGGCGATCCGCGCCTTCAACTCGTCGTTCTCCCGGGCGAGTTCGCGGCGGCGGGCACCGGTGGAGAGGGCGGGGTCGTCCTCCCACCAGTCGATGCCCATTTCCTTCGCCTTGTCGATCGAGGCCACGATGAGCCGCAGCTTGATCGTGAGGAGCTCGATGTCGAGGAGGTTGATGCGGATGTCCCCGGCAATGACGATTCCCTTGTCGAGAACGCGTTCGAGAATGTCGGCCAGGTTGGCGCCGCCGCCGTCGGACGGGTAGGAGTCGGGGAATCTCGCCGGGGTACCCATCAGTTCCTCCCGAAATCGGATGCGCCGCTCGTGGGGCCCTCAAGCCGGTCGAGGAGTTCGTCCTCGCGACGGTCGAACTCTTCCTCGCTGATCTCGCCCTCCATCAATTGCCTTTCCAGTTGGGCGAGTTCGCGTCGCACGGTCGCCGGATCGTAGTACTGCCGCTCCGCTTCCTCGGCGACCTGCCCGAGCACCCAGAAGGTGCCACGGACGGGCGCCGCGGGAAGCAGGAGCAACTGCTTGAGGAGGCCCACTCGAATTCACCCCGTGAAGCTGTAGGGGGGTAGCGGGCCGTGCACCTGGACGACCAGGTGCGGCGCCTGGGCTCGCAGGCCGTCCACGGTGGCGATGAACTCGTCCGCGTGGTCGCGCGGCACGAGGAAGGAGATGTTCGCCAGCCAGCCGGTGGACTGCGGTCCGGGGCACTGTTCGGCGGCCGCATCGCGCAGGGTCTGCTGCACCAGGGCGGCGTCCGCCGTCTCGCGCTGCTGCACGGCCGCCGCGATGCGCTCGCCGAGGCGCAGCTTGTCCTCGTACGAACCGCCGCCGGACTTCCTGTTGGCTTCGCTCAGGGCGCGCAACTCGGCGTTGTCGGCGAGGACTTGGTGCAGGACGGCCTCTTCGTCGTGGGTCGCCTTCACGTTGTACTCGACCTTGCCGTCGAGCGCTTCGAGGCGTTCCAGGTAACGCTCCTCGTGCTCGGCGAGCACGGCCCGTACGGCCTCGTCGTCGGTGGAGACCCCGCCGAACCGCATCGGCAGCACGGGGCCGGCCGCTCCGGCCTCGGCGAGTACATTCTGGTGGGCGAGCAGGTCGCGGCGCTTGGGCTTGAGTTCCTCGGGGGCGTCGCTGACCAGTGCCACGAGTTCGCCCTGCTCGACGGTGCGGACGGGGCGCGGCGGATTGCCGATGCCGCCCATCTGTTCCGGCAGCCGTCCGTGACTGCGGCGGGCTATGCCGTAGACGTAGGTGGTCATTCCTGCTCCTCCTTACGGCGCGTGGTGGTGCGCCGGGCCCGGGGCTTGGCCTCGCGCTGCTGCTCGCCGTCGTCGCGCGCCTCCTTGAAGGCGTCGGAGATGGTCTGCGCGGCGCCCGAGAGCGCTCCCTTGGTCTTGCCGCGGGCGCCCGATTCGGTCATGTCGCCGACCAGGTCGGGAAGGCCGGGGTTGCGGTGCGGGCCCGCTTCCAGGTCGAGGCGGTTACAGGCCTCGGCGAATCGGAGATAGGTGTCGACGCTGGCGACGACGACACGTATGTCGATCTTCAGGATTTCGATACCGACGAGGGAGACACGTACGAACGCGTCAATCACGAGTCCTCGGTCGAGCACGAG
Encoded here:
- a CDS encoding gas vesicle structural protein GvpA → MTVVPAQQSGGSGGSSGLYDVLELVLDRGLVIDAFVRVSLVGIEILKIDIRVVVASVDTYLRFAEACNRLDLEAGPHRNPGLPDLVGDMTESGARGKTKGALSGAAQTISDAFKEARDDGEQQREAKPRARRTTTRRKEEQE
- a CDS encoding GvpL/GvpF family gas vesicle protein, which codes for MNDDELLYVYAVTPPFSGVLPDGVRGLDGEPPRVIEHDGLCAAVSRVPAAEFDAEPLRSRLEDLDWLSGTARTHEAVIAALASVTCPVPLRLATVCRDESGVRRLIDSGRARFVPTIERLDGRVEWGVKVYAQSRPAAPEPESKASSGRDYLRRRLGQRQSRDDTWRRAGALSRTLHAELCGRAEDGRLHRPQSGQLSGEPGENVLNAAYLVPREQSEQFVAAVREHTPADDGVRVELTGPWAPYSFAGGPDESQEDL
- a CDS encoding GvpL/GvpF family gas vesicle protein yields the protein MTTYVYGIARRSHGRLPEQMGGIGNPPRPVRTVEQGELVALVSDAPEELKPKRRDLLAHQNVLAEAGAAGPVLPMRFGGVSTDDEAVRAVLAEHEERYLERLEALDGKVEYNVKATHDEEAVLHQVLADNAELRALSEANRKSGGGSYEDKLRLGERIAAAVQQRETADAALVQQTLRDAAAEQCPGPQSTGWLANISFLVPRDHADEFIATVDGLRAQAPHLVVQVHGPLPPYSFTG
- a CDS encoding gas vesicle protein GvpG; amino-acid sequence: MGLLKQLLLLPAAPVRGTFWVLGQVAEEAERQYYDPATVRRELAQLERQLMEGEISEEEFDRREDELLDRLEGPTSGASDFGRN
- a CDS encoding gas vesicle protein, producing the protein MGTPARFPDSYPSDGGGANLADILERVLDKGIVIAGDIRINLLDIELLTIKLRLIVASIDKAKEMGIDWWEDDPALSTGARRRELARENDELKARIAAMEAARPSDTEAVAAKEQRAVTDE